A single region of the Biomphalaria glabrata chromosome 15, xgBioGlab47.1, whole genome shotgun sequence genome encodes:
- the LOC106055689 gene encoding sterile alpha motif domain-containing protein 9-like: MKATHWEIIQKNWTTLLNDVQAEDISNILFENKVFSHEDNENITKGKTTCKKMEKLLQILRNKPAPVNAFEKFLEALKKDDCYSHIVEALEKTPVTSNSQFVTKGDPTELEEPVRKVLLRHYVNQPGKTKLIDIIETLQQNVKCHGGYNWKKEKLSDFIGQVFATVTVIPELVPSCKKKVLFVKDLITVEQFNKTVDVKKDTANVQIEQKPNTLKDVTEKETISTLESADSLKISKYDPEELKNFLRSYFEKKRIKSDIPTVFEEQQITGEIFISLTDSNIKEICPSASYGALSILRNLISTLNSEDPTHQLSLDQNINLNSVPEKHRDFNTDVHDNFNYIQGRIIDIKKSQVKRKLLPLPYFCLLEEADFQESEESALQMLSSKVIQFTSACLNNSQDGTVYFGIDPETGFIKGLPVQKEEVINSLSYYIDRAFPEVNLKHLVNATTRPPAFIPVFDSSFNSTGKFVIEVDVVATSGCVQNTKVRTKLKNLSYLPASAKKSRKCGYFTFDEHGDPTLVYHDKLDEFFTQVEIAAKLRKAEEETVQLNRPENRRQKLLNLLTGGREKLDDVIYPFILLSTVDAKMDKNYILKNMMFIKHLDTDVIFDFDSTGSSKGIYHCYNTLLGELMTVLTLDNFSNPENSKFIDNIDTDKIPWVFCNGYEPSSIKPLSPTEWNKQIRAAFQKALKHFEKNRSADRILIIICLFSKDYETMLEGCEEVLTSFPNQWVVYAETEHIAKMWKKEMIQRKKVDEKDASDRFVVGMTWEQINDTIEQVTTHADAHGCILPQAVGSFTKPIPEKKLKSWCDIELLSSSDPEVSEDISKKVLEKFYKGESVDWLNFWFEGQVLQRSHHIKLSNLVKEALTEEAESKVSTVIIFHHPGSGATTSAKFVLWELRKQYRCCVTRRITEDTIQQLIEIRNFNEPSSSPKPVLILVDNEDEDKYRQLKQNLELKCKHLNRENSDISKVFFTMLFCIRKASLPQQILDHQMLLEQKLTKQEQKIFGKKHKQLTSEYEKNKENIDPKYLISFNILKNDFRPEYIHKSVKDFIKGVKDEKERTLLSYIALLNKFDPQFRSIPVSCFDAVFRNRFEINIKAPETLKRGTNWEANLSQAVQVLLSISPQKKTGASDARISLRVLHRLVADSLLDNLITDKNSLSDIMLSLINSIIFDHDTEDFMHLENIVRDIMKRREFNQNDGKKEMFSPFITQVNKDSGDEVSIKLLCDFFERNLDPFIAQQIARFYYYLKNWDKAESYAQKATELKPKCAFLWDTFGQVYKAQLMDETEKTKRTMDINKRHENNFVKRLIILAKKAIFYFKKVQELTEENPFDINENNVAGYFGELKTQIMFLRLLERCQCFKNRNHLMKCLANKDFSENCFRFLNSDEKAFLSELEDNCMNTLRVLDEQYLQVREDAQFDVAVYSGTFGRELQTLVSLMFKFHDYFGAPKDFSYIKKLPEPKASLHRWRIALKHGAMSLNLLLRFRAEAIENDVDSDTQLGKNLKTIYNIMLPNLASECCEFDYLLAMLNAVTLIVVQGLTTSICENLSYSQVLDWTKKLLECKQPNEKRPYVEPYMYFVMFHFPSEKRNAFLTCTLKKLEETCEKWRKAYAEKFRDAEAKTLFYLAKNNLLMDLVHSDTFPMDGRDNWDHPEMRKYLVLYSGTVEIGGKKVSVKITKDNNTLYLTIPTSYTVKKSLWQKETYFFIGFSFSGPKAYGIPQEPPDDVVQDVPMSGKYLMKEKSSSFRALNYDHQRNFPQLSGVSKIINLKRKLDTNQELNDDELQDAWEDHVTDALMDWHD, translated from the exons atgaaagcaacTCACTGGGAAATTATTCAGAAAAACTGGACAACTTTATTGAATGATGTTCAGGCTGAAGACATTTCAAACATTCTGTTTGAg AATAAAGTTTTTTCTCATGAGGACAATGAGAATATTACCAAAGGAAAAACCACTTGCAAAAAAATGGAGAAACTTTTGCAAATTTTGAGAAACAAGCCAGCACCTGTGAATGCTTTTGA AAAATTTTTAGAAGCTCTTAAAAAAGATGATTGCTACAGTCATATTGTTGAGGCTTTGGAAAAGACTCCAGTAACATCCAACTCTCAATTCGTAACTAAAG gAGATCCAACAGAATTAGAAGAGCCTGTGCGTAAAGTTCTTTTACGACACTATGTAAACCAGCCTGGAAAAACTAAATTGATAGACATCATTGAAACACTTcaacaaaatgtaaaatgtcATGGTGGATATAActggaaaaaagaaaagttgtctgaTTTTATTGGCCAAGTCTTTGCAACAGTAACTGTCATACCAGAGCTTGTGccatcatgtaaaaaaaaagtgtt aTTTGTCAAAGATTTGATTACAGTGGAACAATTTAATAAGACTGTTGATGTGAAAAAAGATACCGCAAATGTACAGATAGAACAAAAGCCTAATACATTAAAAGATGTAACAGAAAAAGAGACAATATCAACTCTAGAATCTGCAG ATTCTTTGAAAATCTCAAAATATGACCCAgaagaattaaaaaattttttgagaagctattttgaaaaaaaacgcATTAAGTCAGATATACCAACTGTCTTTGAGGAGCAACAGATAACAggagaaatatttatttctttgactGACAGTAACATCAAGGAAATCTGTCCATCAGCATCTTATGGAGCTTTGTCAATCTTAAGAAATCTGATTTCAACACTTAATTCAGAAGATCCAACTCATCAATTATCGCTGGATCAAAATATTAATCTAAACAGTGTACCTGAAAAACACAGGGACTTCAATACCGATGTACATGACAATTTTAACTACATACAGGGACGGATAATTGATATCAAGAAATctcaagtaaaaagaaaattgttgcCACTTCCCTATTTTTGTTTACTGGAAGAGGCTGATTTTCAGGAATCTGAAGAGTCAGCTTTACAAATGTTGTCTTCTAAAGTCATACAGTTCACTTCAGCTTGTCTCAACAATAGTCAGGATGGTACTGTTTACTTTGGAATAGATCCTGAAACTGGTTTTATTAAAGGCCTTCCTGTTCAAAAAGAGGAGGTCATTAATAGTTTGAGCTATTATATTGACAGAGCTTTTCCAGaagtaaatttaaaacatcTTGTTAATGCTACCACGAGACCACCTGCTTTTATACCAGTGTTTGATTCAAGCTTCAATAGCACTGGAAAGTTTGTTATAGAGGTAGATGTAGTGGCAACAAGTGGATGTGTTCAAAACACTAAAGTAAGAACTAAGTTAAAAAATCTTTCATACCTGCCTGCGTCAGCTAAGAAGAGTAGAAAATGTGGTTATTTTACGTTTGATGAGCATGGAGATCCAACATTGGTTTACCATGATAAGCTTGATGAGTTTTTCACTCAAGTTGAAATAGCAGCAAAATTAAGAAAAGCTGAGGAAGAAACTGTGCAATTAAATCGGCCAGAAAATCGAAGACAAAAGCTGCTCAACCTTCTAACAGGTGGCAGAGAGAAACTTGATGATGTCATTTACCCATTTATATTGCTGAGTACTGTGGATGCTAAAATGGacaaaaactatattttaaaaaacatgatGTTCATTAAACACTTAGACACTGATGTCATATTTGATTTTGACTCAACTGGCTCTTCAAAAGGAATTTATCATTGTTATAATACCCTTCTTGGGGAACTAATGACAGTTCTTACATTGGATAACTTTTCCAATCCGGAAAATAGTAAATTTATTGACAACATAGATACTGATAAAATTCCTTGGGTTTTTTGTAATGGCTATGAACCTTCTTCTATTAAGCCTCTAAGTCCAACAGAATGGAACAAACAGATTCGAGCAGCTTTTCAGAAAGCATTAAAACACTTTGAAAAAAATCGAAGTGCAGACCGTATATTGATTATAATATGTCTCTTTTCTAAAGATTATGAAACAATGCTGGAAGGTTGTGAAGAAGTCCTAACGTCATTTCCCAACCAATGGGTAGTTTATGCTGAAACAGAACATATTGCCAAAATGTGGAAAAAGGAAAtgattcaaagaaaaaaagtggATGAGAAAGATGCATCAGACAGGTTTGTAGTTGGCATGACATGGGAACAGATCAATGATACCATTGAACAGGTCACAACTCATGCTGATGCGCATGGTTGTATACTTCCTCAGGCTGTTGGATCCTTTACCAAACCTattccagaaaaaaaattgaaaagttgGTGTGACATTGAACTTCTGTCCTCATCTGACCCAGAAGTTAGTGAAGATATAAGTAAAAAAGTCTTGGAAAAATTTTATAAAGGTGAGTCCGTCGATTGGCTGAACTTTTGGTTTGAAGGTCAAGTATTACAAAGGTCACATCATATAAAACTGTCAAATCTAGTCAAAGAAGCATTGACTGAAGAAGCAGAAAGCAAAGTGTCTACAGTTATAATCTTTCACCATCCTGGTTCAGGAGCAACAACTTCTGCTAAATTTGTTCTTTGGGAATTGCGTAAGCAGTACCGTTGTTGTGTGACAAGAAGAATAACAGAAGATACCATTCAACAGTTGATAGAAATAAGGAATTTTAATGAACCAAGCTCATCCCCAAAGCCTGTTTTAATTTTAGTTGATAATGAAGATGAAGACAAATACAgacaactaaaacaaaatttggaacttaagtgtaaacatttaaatagaGAGAACTCAGACATCAGTAAAGTATTTTTCACAATGCTGTTTTGTATAAGGAAAGCTTCTCTACCTCAGCAAATATTGGACCATCAGATGTTGTTAGAACAAAAATTAactaaacaagaacaaaaaatctTTGGTAAGAAACACAAACAACTAACTTCAGAATatgagaaaaacaaagaaaacattgaCCCAAAATATTTGATCTCATTTAACATACTCAAAAATGATTTTAGGCCAGAGTATATTCATAAATCTGTTAAAGACTTTATTAAAGGTGTCAAGgatgaaaaagaaagaacttTACTGTCTTATATAGCACTTCTTAATAAATTTGATCCACAATTTAGATCTATCCCTGTTTCTTGTTTTGATGCAGTTTTTAGGAATAGATTTGAAATCAACATAAAGGCACCAGAAACATTAAAAAGAGGTACTAATTGGGAGGCTAATTTGAGTCAAGCAGTTCAGGTGTTATTGTCTATatcaccacaaaaaaaaactggggcAAGTGATGCAAGGATATCACTTCGAGTGCTTCACAGGCTTGTAGCTGACAGTCTGCTTGATAACTTGATCACAGATAAAAATAGCCTAAGTGACATAATGCTGAGTCTTATCAATAGCATAATATTTGACCATGACACAGAAGATTTTATGCATCTTGAAAATATTGTTCGGGACATCATGAAAAGAAGGGAATTCAATCAAAATgatggaaagaaagaaatgttttcacCATTCATTACTCAAGTTAACAAAGACAGTGGTGATGAAGTGTCCATTAAGCTTTTATGTGACTTTTTTGAAAGAAACCTTGACCCTTTTATAGCTCAACAAATTGCAAGGTTTTATTATTATCTGAAAAACTGGGACAAAGCAGAATCATATGCTCAAAAAGCAACAGAATTAAAGCCAAAATGTGCATTTCTTTGGGATACTTTTGGACAAGTATACAAAGCACAACTTATGGATGAAACTGAAAAAACTAAAAGAACAATGGATATAAATAAAAGACATGAAAATAACTTTGTTAAAAGACTTATTATTTTAGcaaaaaaagctattttttattttaaaaaagtacaagAATTAACAGAAGAAAATCCTTTTGAcataaatgaaaataatgtaGCTGGGTATTTTGGAGaattaaaaacacaaattatgtTCCTTCGTTTATTAGAGAGGTGTCAGTGTTTCAAAAATCGCAACCATTTGATGAAATGTTTAGCAAACAAAGATTTCAGTGAAAATTGTTTCAGATTTCTAAATTCAGATGAAAAGGCTTTTCTTAGTGAGCTGGAAGACAACTGCATGAATACCCTTCGAGTGTTAGATGAACAATACTTGCAAGTTCGAGAGGATGCTCAGTTTGATGTTGCTGTTTATTCTGGAACATTTGGCAGAGAGCTGCAAACTTTAGTTtcattaatgtttaaatttcaTGATTATTTTGGTGCCCCTAAAGATTTCTCATATATAAAAAAGTTGCCTGAACCTAAAGCCAGTTTGCACAGATGGAGAATAGCTTTAAAACACGGAGCCATGTCACTTAATCTTCTTCTTCGCTTCCGTGCAGAGGCCATAGAGAATGATGTCGATAGTGACACTCAATTAGGCAAAAATTTGAAAACCATTTACAACATAATGTTACCTAATCTAGCCTCTGAATGCTGTGAGTTTGATTATCTTTTGGCAATGCTTAATGCAGTCACATTAATAGTTGTGCAGGGGCTTACGACAAGTATTTGTGAAAACCTTTCCTATTCCCAAGTCTTAGATTggacaaaaaaattattggaATGCAAACAGCCTAATGAAAAAAGGCCTTATGTAGAGCCATACATGTACTTTGTTATGTTTCATTTTCCCTCAGAAAAGAGGAATGCTTTTTTAACATGCACTTTAAAGAAATTAGAAGAAACATGTGAAAAGTGGCGAAAAGCTTATGCTGAAAAGTTCAGAGATGCAGAAGCTAAGACATTATTTTATCTAgcaaaaaataatcttcttatgGACCTTGTCCATTCTGATACATTTCCTATGGATGGACGAGATAACTGGGACCACCCAGAAATGAGAAAATATCTGGTTTTATATTCTGGAACTGTTGAAATTGGAGGTAAAAAAGTGAGTGTAAAAATCACTAAGGATAACAATACACTATATTTAACTATCCCCACATCATATACTGTGAAAAAAAGTCTTTGGCAGAAAGAAACCTACTTTTTCATTGGTTTCAGTTTCTCTGGCCCCAAAGCATATGGTATTCCTCAGGAACCTCCTGATGATGTTGTGCAAGATGTTCCAATGTCTGGAAAATATCTCATGAAAGAGAAAAGTTCAAGTTTCAGAGCTTTAAATTATGACCATCAAAGAAACTTTCCACAACTTAGTGGTGTGAGTAAGATAATTAACCTCAAAAGAAAATTGGACACTAATCAG